A part of Sulfurimonas sp. HSL-1716 genomic DNA contains:
- the gmk gene encoding guanylate kinase, with product MKSSGAILVLSGPSGAGKSSLIKKVAQEIGAHYFSISTTTRPMREGEVNGIDYHFADIEEFKKDIEDEQFLEYALVHGNYYGTSVKPVKEALKAGKLVVFDIDVQGNMSVKNRFGDIATSVFITTPSLKELEHRLRVRGTDSEEIIQNRISMAKREVQRISEYEFFIVNDDLDKAAKHLVTIAKAARLKIPTSEINKFIIDWED from the coding sequence TTGAAAAGTAGCGGAGCGATCCTTGTTCTCTCCGGTCCAAGCGGAGCAGGAAAAAGTTCTCTGATCAAGAAAGTTGCGCAGGAGATAGGTGCGCATTATTTTTCGATATCTACGACGACCCGTCCTATGCGTGAAGGTGAAGTAAACGGTATAGATTATCATTTCGCGGATATAGAAGAGTTTAAAAAAGATATAGAAGATGAGCAGTTCTTAGAGTATGCGCTGGTCCATGGAAACTATTACGGAACATCCGTGAAACCGGTGAAAGAAGCTTTAAAAGCGGGAAAACTCGTAGTCTTTGATATTGATGTACAGGGGAATATGTCCGTAAAGAACAGATTCGGCGATATCGCTACATCCGTATTTATTACTACACCCAGTTTAAAAGAGCTTGAACATAGGCTCAGGGTACGAGGTACCGACAGCGAAGAGATCATACAAAACCGTATAAGTATGGCAAAGCGCGAAGTGCAGCGTATATCCGAATATGAGTTTTTCATCGTAAACGACGACTTGGATAAAGCGGCAAAACATTTGGTCACCATAGCCAAAGCGGCAAGACTGAAGATCCCGACATCGGAGATCAATAAGTTTATAATAGATTGGGAAGATTAA
- a CDS encoding twin-arginine translocase TatA/TatE family subunit, protein MGMPGGWEWIIILLVIVILFGGKKIPELAKGLGKGIKSFKNEMKDDESGSETASSEQPKQVEADKKASAAEETTSSTTKQA, encoded by the coding sequence ATGGGTATGCCAGGTGGATGGGAATGGATAATTATCCTTCTTGTTATTGTTATATTATTCGGTGGTAAGAAAATTCCGGAACTTGCAAAAGGTTTGGGTAAAGGTATAAAAAGTTTTAAAAACGAGATGAAAGACGATGAGTCGGGATCTGAAACAGCGTCTTCTGAACAACCAAAACAGGTAGAAGCCGACAAAAAAGCTTCAGCAGCAGAAGAAACTACTTCATCAACAACAAAACAAGCATAA
- the argS gene encoding arginine--tRNA ligase — translation MKQRVGSLLREKFDRDVVLEKPKDRSFGHFSTPIAFSLAKELRRSPMVIAEELSSSFGEDDMFSAVESVQGYINFRLSETFLNEYASWALNNQDEFGRSDKKEKILLEFVSANPTGPLHIGHARGAVYGDTLLRLGRHLGYDITAEYYVNDAGNQIDLLGLSIQLEGQANILGLDIEWPESFYRGEYMTDLTRDAVEKFGKEILTDESRQKELALWAKDKVMELIVKTLADTNIHFDTFVNESSLYDDWDRVMAKMGVGIYKKDDKMFIASSSKGDDSDRVVVREDGRPTYLAGDIVYHNQKFERGYDHYINIWGADHHGYIPRVKAAVEFLGYESSKLEVLLSQMVSLLKDGEPYKMSKRAGNVILMSDIVEEIGSDALRFIFASKKSDTALEFDVEEFKKQDSSNPIYYIQYAHARIRTMVAKSDLSKEEIEEVSLKGLNADADSLLFEALLLPEVIEDAFGSRQVQKLTDYLKSLAAKLHKFYYDFRIIGTEDEAKLLKLLEVVALSLKTGMSLLGIEAKDRMVREEEEA, via the coding sequence TTGAAACAACGTGTAGGATCGCTTTTACGCGAAAAATTTGATCGTGACGTTGTTTTAGAAAAGCCCAAAGACAGAAGTTTTGGGCATTTTTCTACTCCAATTGCATTCTCTCTCGCAAAAGAACTGCGTAGATCGCCAATGGTTATAGCAGAAGAACTCAGTTCATCTTTCGGTGAAGACGACATGTTCAGCGCCGTAGAATCCGTACAGGGTTATATCAATTTTCGTTTGAGCGAAACGTTTTTGAACGAATATGCTTCATGGGCTTTAAACAATCAAGACGAGTTCGGCAGATCTGACAAAAAAGAGAAGATACTTTTAGAGTTCGTCAGCGCAAACCCTACAGGTCCTCTTCATATAGGTCATGCCCGCGGAGCGGTTTACGGGGATACTCTTTTGCGTCTCGGCCGCCATCTCGGTTATGATATCACAGCAGAGTATTATGTCAATGATGCAGGAAACCAGATAGACCTGCTGGGTCTTTCTATTCAGCTTGAGGGACAGGCAAATATACTCGGGCTCGATATCGAGTGGCCTGAGAGTTTTTATCGCGGCGAATATATGACGGATCTCACACGTGACGCGGTTGAAAAATTCGGCAAAGAGATACTGACCGATGAGTCGCGTCAAAAAGAGCTTGCGCTTTGGGCAAAAGACAAAGTGATGGAGCTTATCGTCAAGACATTGGCAGATACGAACATCCATTTTGATACTTTTGTAAACGAATCCTCTTTATATGACGATTGGGACAGGGTTATGGCAAAAATGGGCGTGGGTATCTATAAAAAAGATGACAAGATGTTTATAGCCTCATCTTCAAAAGGAGATGATTCGGACAGGGTCGTTGTCCGCGAAGACGGACGTCCGACATATCTGGCCGGAGATATTGTCTATCATAATCAGAAGTTTGAAAGAGGGTATGACCACTATATCAATATCTGGGGAGCCGACCATCACGGTTATATACCGCGCGTAAAAGCCGCCGTCGAATTTTTAGGGTATGAGAGTTCAAAACTTGAAGTGCTTTTGTCTCAGATGGTGAGCCTGTTAAAAGACGGTGAGCCTTACAAGATGAGCAAACGGGCAGGAAACGTGATCCTTATGAGCGATATCGTCGAAGAGATAGGTTCCGATGCACTTAGATTTATTTTTGCTTCGAAAAAAAGCGATACGGCTTTGGAATTTGACGTAGAAGAGTTTAAAAAGCAGGACAGCTCTAATCCTATATATTATATACAATATGCTCATGCACGTATCAGAACCATGGTCGCAAAAAGTGATCTGTCAAAAGAAGAGATAGAAGAGGTGTCTTTAAAAGGCTTGAACGCCGATGCAGATTCGCTTCTTTTTGAAGCTCTTTTACTGCCGGAGGTGATCGAAGATGCTTTTGGTTCAAGACAGGTTCAAAAACTGACCGATTATCTAAAATCTTTGGCTGCAAAACTTCATAAGTTCTATTATGATTTCAGAATCATCGGAACAGAGGATGAGGCAAAACTTTTAAAACTTCTCGAAGTGGTGGCGCTTTCATTAAAAACAGGTATGAGTCTGCTTGGGATCGAAGCAAAAGACAGAATGGTACGTGAAGAGGAAGAGGCTTAA
- a CDS encoding flagellin codes for MQVNNSTSSSLLYINDHKKSAEASLGKIVSAKNEQLDNASLALIADAIGNDIGTLSQGLQNATDATSMMQIADGVLSGLSQSAQDLNVLSVQSNSAALSSEQKASLSSKADAIKSSMQDSINNASFNGQAIFGRNMEFSLGESTVTANISNVNVNSLDINSQDSIAEFMKNLDSVRSNVGSTVNALQSSTNSILTQIGSLSSAKSQLSDADIAKESTNFAQQNIMLNASLIAQAHKSSINSAMVSQLLGS; via the coding sequence ATGCAAGTAAATAATTCAACGAGCAGCTCTTTATTGTACATAAACGATCATAAAAAAAGCGCAGAAGCGTCGCTGGGCAAAATAGTCAGTGCGAAAAATGAGCAGCTTGACAACGCTTCTTTGGCACTCATAGCAGATGCTATTGGCAACGATATCGGTACACTTTCTCAAGGTCTTCAAAACGCGACCGATGCGACAAGTATGATGCAGATCGCAGACGGTGTTCTCAGCGGCCTGTCTCAAAGTGCACAGGATCTTAACGTACTGTCGGTACAATCAAACAGTGCTGCTCTTTCCAGTGAACAAAAAGCTTCACTCAGCAGCAAAGCCGACGCTATCAAATCCAGCATGCAAGACAGCATAAACAATGCCTCTTTCAACGGACAGGCGATTTTCGGCAGAAATATGGAGTTTTCACTGGGTGAGAGTACCGTAACGGCTAACATATCCAACGTCAACGTAAATTCTCTGGATATAAACTCGCAGGACAGTATCGCGGAATTTATGAAAAATCTGGACAGCGTGCGCAGTAACGTAGGATCAACAGTGAATGCTTTACAAAGTTCGACGAACTCTATTCTTACGCAGATAGGTTCTTTGTCGTCTGCAAAATCTCAGTTGAGCGATGCGGATATCGCCAAAGAGTCGACAAACTTCGCGCAGCAAAACATCATGCTCAATGCTTCGCTTATAGCTCAGGCCCATAAAAGCAGTATAAACTCTGCAATGGTCTCTCAGCTTTTAGGCAGCTAA